A window of Amphiprion ocellaris isolate individual 3 ecotype Okinawa chromosome 12, ASM2253959v1, whole genome shotgun sequence contains these coding sequences:
- the pum2 gene encoding pumilio homolog 2 isoform X6, which translates to MLSRGMSVPCSILGMNDVAWQETRGGMLHANGAPESGGVRVHGGGPLSAVGGAVQAPGGPHLQGMDRGVNPTPGTPQPPLSGRSQDDATVGYFFQRQPGEQLVGCTPSKHRWPTGDANHLDQVRAVDEMNYDFQALALESRGMGELLPAKKLWDSDELAKDGRKGMLLGEEWRDNAWGSSHHSVSQPIMVQRRPGQGFHGNGDANSVLSPRSEGGGLGVSMVEYVLSSSPGDKMDSRYRNGGYGGGDTDQDGREKSDAQEKVSPFEEDKSPEMKVGEESDPAKANGRGLLNGMDRDCKDFNPTPGSRQASPTEAVERMGPSQTGLEMMGQHHPHALQQQNPTQNKVPTEDFQNQEAQNMGGMEQQAGVESLQFDYAGNQIQVDSSGTPVGLFDYNSQQQLFQRSNPLTVQQLTAAQQQQYALAAAQQQHLAGLAPAFVPNPYIINAAPPGADPYTAAGLAAAATLAGPTVVPPQYYGVPWGVYPANLFQQQAASTANHSANQQASNQGPGPGQPQVMRTGTNQRPLTPGQGQQSQQESLAAAAAANPALAYAGMPGYQVLAPAAYYDQTGALVMGPGARTGLGGPVRLVQTPLLINPAAAQAAAAVSASGSGNNMSGPPANGLYRSMPQPQPQPQQQQAPPPSSGLPSSSFYGSGSVPNTSQSSSLFSHTSAAPPPPSSSLGFSSTGGSLGVGLGSALGGFGSSVSSSTSSSVSRRDSLLASSDLYKRGGSSLTPIGQPFYNSLGYSSSPSPIGLTPGHSPLTPPPSLPSSHGSSSSLHLGGLTNGSGRYISAAPGAEAKYRSTGGTSSLFNSSSQLFPPSRPRYSRSDVMPSGRSRLLEDFRNNRFPNLQLRDLPGHMVEFSQDQHGSRFIQQKLERATPAERQMVFGEILQAAYQLMTDVFGNYVIQKFFEFGSADQKLALATRIRGHVLPLALQMYGCRVIQKALESISSDQQSDIVRELDGHVLKCVKDQNGNHVVQKCIECVQPQALQFIIDAFQGQVFVLSTHPYGCRVIQRILEHCTQEQTLPILEELHQHSEQLGQDQYGNYVIQHVLEHGRPEDKSKIVAEVRGKVLVLSQHKFASNVVEKCVIHSSRSERALLIDEVCCQKDGPHSALYTMMKDQYANYVVQRMIDMAEPAQRKIIMHKIRPHIATLRKYTYGKHILAKLEKYYMKSGSELGPIGGPTNGLM; encoded by the exons AT GCTTTCCCGTGGAATGAGCGTTCCATGCAGCATCCTAGGTATGAATGACGTGGCCTGGCAGGAGACAAGAGGTGGGATGCTGCATGCAAATGGTGCCCCTGAGTCTGGGGGTGTCCGAGTTCATGGCGGAGGACCCCTATCTGCAGTCGGAGGAGCTGTACAAGCTCCCGGAGGACCACATTTACAGGGCATGGACAGGGGTGTCAATCCTACCCCAGGTACCCCGCAGCCTCCATTAAGTGGAAGATCTCAGGATGATGCCACAGTTGGGTACTTCTTTCAGAGGCAGCCTGGAGAGCAGCTTGTTGGTTGCACACCCAGCAAGCATCGCTGGCCAACTGGAGATGCTAATCATCTTGATCag GTCCGTGCTGTGGATGAAATGAATTATGACTTTCAGGCACTTGCTTTGGAGTCGAGGGGGATGGGAGAG cttttgccAGCAAAAAAGCTCTGGGATTCTGATGAGCTGGCCAAGGATGGAAGGAAAGGCATGCTTCTTGGAGAGGAGTGGAGGGACAATGCGTGGGGATCATCTC ATCATTCAGTGTCTCAGCCAATCATGGTGCAGCGACGGCCAGGCCAGGGTTTCCATGGGAATGGTGATGCCAATTCTGTGCTTTCACCTCGCTCAGAAGGAGGAGGCCTCGGGGTGAGCATGGTGGAGTACGTCCTGAGTTCCTCTCCGGGTGACAAGATGGATAGTCGCTACAGGAATGGCGGCTAT GGCGGTGGGGATACTGACCAAGATGGAAGAGAGAAGAGTGATGCACAAGAGAAGGTGTCGCCCTTTGAAGAGGACAAGAGCCCAGAGATGAAGGTGGGAGAAGAGAGTGATCCTGCTAAAGCCAACGGAAGAGGTCTACTAAATGGAATGGACAGAGACTGCAAAGACTTCAA TCCAACCCCCGGAAGCCGTCAAGCTTCCCCCACTGAAGCCGTGGAGAGAATGGGTCCCAGTCAGACAGGTTTGGAGATGATGGGACAGCACCACCCCCATGCCCTCCAACAACAGAACCCCACCCAAAACAAGGTCCCAACTGAGGACTTCCAGAACCAGGAGGCTCAGAACATGGGAGGTATGGAGCAGCAAGCCGGTGTGGAGTCCTTACAGTTCGACTATGCTGGGAACCAGATTCAGGTGGACTCCTCAGGGACTCCTGTAGGATTATTTGACTACaactctcagcagcag tTGTTCCAGAGATCCAATCCTTTGACTGTTCAACagctcactgcagctcagcaacAACAATATGCTctagctgcagctcagcagcagcatctcg CTGGCCTTGCACCTGCATTTGTGCCAAACCCTTACATCATTAATGCTGCCCCCCCTGGAGCTGATCCCTACACTGCTGCTGGGCTTGCAGCAGCAGCCACGCTTGCAG GCCCTACAGTTGTTCCACCACAATACTACGGTGTTCCTTGGGGTGTGTACCCGGCCAATCTTTTCCAACAACAGGCTGCATCTACTGCCAATCACTCAGCTAATCAGCAAGCATCCAATCAGGGACCAGGACCAGGCCAACCACAG GTGATGCGCACAGGAACCAACCAGCGACCTCTTACCCCTGGGCAAGGCCAACAGAGTCAGCAGGAATCtttagctgctgcagctgctgcaaacCCGGCATTGGCTTACGCAGGAATGCCTG GTTATCAGGTGTTGGCCCCTGCGGCCTATTATGACCAGACTGGGGCCCTGGTGATGGGCCCTGGTGCCCGAACTGGTCTTGGTGGGCCTGTTCGTCTAGTCCAGACTCCTCTCCTCATCAACCCTGCAGCAGCACAGGCTG cagctgcagtatCTGCGTCTGGCTCTGGTAACAACATGTCTGGTCCTCCAGCCAACGGACTGTACCGCTCCATGCCTCAACCTCAACCgcagcctcagcagcagcaggccccTCCACCCAGCAGCGGTCTGCCCTCCAGCTCCTTCTACGGTTCTGGATCAGTACCTAACACCTCTCAGAGCAGCTCCCTTTTCTCACACACCTCCGCTGCCCCACCACCTCCAAGCTCCTCCCTGGGCTTCAGCAGCACCGGTGGCTCTCTTGGCGTGGGCCTGGGCTCTGCCCTTGGAGGCTTCGGCTCTTCTG TTTCCAGCTCCACCAGTAGCAGTGTATCTCGCAGGGACTCCCTGCTGGCAAGTTCTGACCTATACAAGCGCGGTGGCAGCAGTCTAACTCCCATTGGTCAGCCGTTTTACAACAGCCTGGGTTACTCTTCTTCACCGAGCCCCATTGGCCTGACACCGGGTCACTCCCCACTCACTCCCCCACCTTCTCTGCCCTCCTCTCATGGATCCTCCTCCAGCCTTCACCTAG GTGGCCTGACAAATGGTAGCGGGCGGTACATTTCTGCAGCTCCTGGAGCTGAAGCCAAATACAGGAGCACCGGTGGAACGTCCAGTCTGTTCAACTCCAGCAGTCAGCTGTTCCCTCCCTCTCGGCCCCGCTACAGTCGCTCTGATGTTATGCCATCCGGTCGCAGCCGCCTGCTGGAAGACTTTAGGAACAACCGTTTCCCAAACCTCCAACTCCGTGACTTACCAGGACACATGGTGGAGTTCTCTCAAGACCAGCATGGATCCAG ATTTATCCAACAGAAGCTAGAGAGGGCCACTCCTGCTGAGAGGCAGATGGTGTTTGGAGAGATTCTGCAAGCAGCATACCAACTGATGACAGATGTATTTGGGAACTATGTCATCCAAAAGTTCTTTGAG TTTGGAAGTGCAGACCAGAAGCTGGCTTTGGCAACACGTATTCGTGGGCATGTCCTCCCCCTGGCTTTACAGATGTATGGTTGCAGGGTCATTCAAAAAGCCTTGGAGTCCATTTCCTCAGACCAGCAG AGCGACATTGTCCGCGAGCTGGATGGCCATGTGTTGAAGTGTGTCAAGGACCAGAACGGAAACCATGTGGTGCAGAAGTGCATTGAATGTGTCCAGCCTCAGGCCCTCCAGTTCATTATTGATGCCTTCCAGGGACAG GTGTTTGTGCTTTCCACACACCCGTACGGCTGCAGAGTTATCCAAAGGATTTTGGAGCACTGCACCCAGGAGCAAACTCTGCCCATCCTGGAAGAGCTGCATCAGCACTCTGAACAGCTGGGTCAG GATCAGTATGGTAACTACGTCATACAGCATGTTTTGGAGCATGGCAGACCAGAAGATAAGAGCAAGATAGTGGCAGAGGTTCGCGGAAAGGTTCTTGTCCTGAGCCAACATAAATTTGCAAG TAATGTTGTGGAGAAGTGTGTGATCCACTCTTCGCGGTCAGAGAGAGCTCTGCTGATAGATGAAGTCTGCTGCCAGAAAGACGGGCCCCACAGCGCCTTGTACACCATGATGAAGGACCAGTACGCCAACTACGTTGTCCAAAGAATGATCGACATGGCAGAACCTGCTCAGCGTAAAATCATCATGCACAAG
- the pum2 gene encoding pumilio homolog 2 isoform X3 yields the protein MLSRGMSVPCSILGMNDVAWQETRGGMLHANGAPESGGVRVHGGGPLSAVGGAVQAPGGPHLQGMDRGVNPTPGTPQPPLSGRSQDDATVGYFFQRQPGEQLVGCTPSKHRWPTGDANHLDQVRAVDEMNYDFQALALESRGMGELLPAKKLWDSDELAKDGRKGMLLGEEWRDNAWGSSHHSVSQPIMVQRRPGQGFHGNGDANSVLSPRSEGGGLGVSMVEYVLSSSPGDKMDSRYRNGGYGGGDTDQDGREKSDAQEKVSPFEEDKSPEMKVGEESDPAKANGRGLLNGMDRDCKDFNPTPGSRQASPTEAVERMGPSQTGLEMMGQHHPHALQQQNPTQNKVPTEDFQNQEAQNMGGMEQQAGVESLQFDYAGNQIQVDSSGTPVGLFDYNSQQQLFQRSNPLTVQQLTAAQQQQYALAAAQQQHLAGLAPAFVPNPYIINAAPPGADPYTAAGLAAAATLAGPTVVPPQYYGVPWGVYPANLFQQQAASTANHSANQQASNQGPGPGQPQVMRTGTNQRPLTPGQGQQSQQESLAAAAAANPALAYAGMPGYQVLAPAAYYDQTGALVMGPGARTGLGGPVRLVQTPLLINPAAAQAAAAVSASGSGNNMSGPPANGLYRSMPQPQPQPQQQQAPPPSSGLPSSSFYGSGSVPNTSQSSSLFSHTSAAPPPPSSSLGFSSTGGSLGVGLGSALGGFGSSVSSSTSSSVSRRDSLLASSDLYKRGGSSLTPIGQPFYNSLGYSSSPSPIGLTPGHSPLTPPPSLPSSHGSSSSLHLGGLTNGSGRYISAAPGAEAKYRSTGGTSSLFNSSSQLFPPSRPRYSRSDVMPSGRSRLLEDFRNNRFPNLQLRDLPGHMVEFSQDQHGSRFIQQKLERATPAERQMVFGEILQAAYQLMTDVFGNYVIQKFFEFGSADQKLALATRIRGHVLPLALQMYGCRVIQKALESISSDQQSDIVRELDGHVLKCVKDQNGNHVVQKCIECVQPQALQFIIDAFQGQVFVLSTHPYGCRVIQRILEHCTQEQTLPILEELHQHSEQLGQKYQGVSLEMTPKTYYTVSRDALFKDQYGNYVIQHVLEHGRPEDKSKIVAEVRGKVLVLSQHKFASNVVEKCVIHSSRSERALLIDEVCCQKDGPHSALYTMMKDQYANYVVQRMIDMAEPAQRKIIMHKIRPHIATLRKYTYGKHILAKLEKYYMKSGSELGPIGGPTNGLM from the exons AT GCTTTCCCGTGGAATGAGCGTTCCATGCAGCATCCTAGGTATGAATGACGTGGCCTGGCAGGAGACAAGAGGTGGGATGCTGCATGCAAATGGTGCCCCTGAGTCTGGGGGTGTCCGAGTTCATGGCGGAGGACCCCTATCTGCAGTCGGAGGAGCTGTACAAGCTCCCGGAGGACCACATTTACAGGGCATGGACAGGGGTGTCAATCCTACCCCAGGTACCCCGCAGCCTCCATTAAGTGGAAGATCTCAGGATGATGCCACAGTTGGGTACTTCTTTCAGAGGCAGCCTGGAGAGCAGCTTGTTGGTTGCACACCCAGCAAGCATCGCTGGCCAACTGGAGATGCTAATCATCTTGATCag GTCCGTGCTGTGGATGAAATGAATTATGACTTTCAGGCACTTGCTTTGGAGTCGAGGGGGATGGGAGAG cttttgccAGCAAAAAAGCTCTGGGATTCTGATGAGCTGGCCAAGGATGGAAGGAAAGGCATGCTTCTTGGAGAGGAGTGGAGGGACAATGCGTGGGGATCATCTC ATCATTCAGTGTCTCAGCCAATCATGGTGCAGCGACGGCCAGGCCAGGGTTTCCATGGGAATGGTGATGCCAATTCTGTGCTTTCACCTCGCTCAGAAGGAGGAGGCCTCGGGGTGAGCATGGTGGAGTACGTCCTGAGTTCCTCTCCGGGTGACAAGATGGATAGTCGCTACAGGAATGGCGGCTAT GGCGGTGGGGATACTGACCAAGATGGAAGAGAGAAGAGTGATGCACAAGAGAAGGTGTCGCCCTTTGAAGAGGACAAGAGCCCAGAGATGAAGGTGGGAGAAGAGAGTGATCCTGCTAAAGCCAACGGAAGAGGTCTACTAAATGGAATGGACAGAGACTGCAAAGACTTCAA TCCAACCCCCGGAAGCCGTCAAGCTTCCCCCACTGAAGCCGTGGAGAGAATGGGTCCCAGTCAGACAGGTTTGGAGATGATGGGACAGCACCACCCCCATGCCCTCCAACAACAGAACCCCACCCAAAACAAGGTCCCAACTGAGGACTTCCAGAACCAGGAGGCTCAGAACATGGGAGGTATGGAGCAGCAAGCCGGTGTGGAGTCCTTACAGTTCGACTATGCTGGGAACCAGATTCAGGTGGACTCCTCAGGGACTCCTGTAGGATTATTTGACTACaactctcagcagcag tTGTTCCAGAGATCCAATCCTTTGACTGTTCAACagctcactgcagctcagcaacAACAATATGCTctagctgcagctcagcagcagcatctcg CTGGCCTTGCACCTGCATTTGTGCCAAACCCTTACATCATTAATGCTGCCCCCCCTGGAGCTGATCCCTACACTGCTGCTGGGCTTGCAGCAGCAGCCACGCTTGCAG GCCCTACAGTTGTTCCACCACAATACTACGGTGTTCCTTGGGGTGTGTACCCGGCCAATCTTTTCCAACAACAGGCTGCATCTACTGCCAATCACTCAGCTAATCAGCAAGCATCCAATCAGGGACCAGGACCAGGCCAACCACAG GTGATGCGCACAGGAACCAACCAGCGACCTCTTACCCCTGGGCAAGGCCAACAGAGTCAGCAGGAATCtttagctgctgcagctgctgcaaacCCGGCATTGGCTTACGCAGGAATGCCTG GTTATCAGGTGTTGGCCCCTGCGGCCTATTATGACCAGACTGGGGCCCTGGTGATGGGCCCTGGTGCCCGAACTGGTCTTGGTGGGCCTGTTCGTCTAGTCCAGACTCCTCTCCTCATCAACCCTGCAGCAGCACAGGCTG cagctgcagtatCTGCGTCTGGCTCTGGTAACAACATGTCTGGTCCTCCAGCCAACGGACTGTACCGCTCCATGCCTCAACCTCAACCgcagcctcagcagcagcaggccccTCCACCCAGCAGCGGTCTGCCCTCCAGCTCCTTCTACGGTTCTGGATCAGTACCTAACACCTCTCAGAGCAGCTCCCTTTTCTCACACACCTCCGCTGCCCCACCACCTCCAAGCTCCTCCCTGGGCTTCAGCAGCACCGGTGGCTCTCTTGGCGTGGGCCTGGGCTCTGCCCTTGGAGGCTTCGGCTCTTCTG TTTCCAGCTCCACCAGTAGCAGTGTATCTCGCAGGGACTCCCTGCTGGCAAGTTCTGACCTATACAAGCGCGGTGGCAGCAGTCTAACTCCCATTGGTCAGCCGTTTTACAACAGCCTGGGTTACTCTTCTTCACCGAGCCCCATTGGCCTGACACCGGGTCACTCCCCACTCACTCCCCCACCTTCTCTGCCCTCCTCTCATGGATCCTCCTCCAGCCTTCACCTAG GTGGCCTGACAAATGGTAGCGGGCGGTACATTTCTGCAGCTCCTGGAGCTGAAGCCAAATACAGGAGCACCGGTGGAACGTCCAGTCTGTTCAACTCCAGCAGTCAGCTGTTCCCTCCCTCTCGGCCCCGCTACAGTCGCTCTGATGTTATGCCATCCGGTCGCAGCCGCCTGCTGGAAGACTTTAGGAACAACCGTTTCCCAAACCTCCAACTCCGTGACTTACCAGGACACATGGTGGAGTTCTCTCAAGACCAGCATGGATCCAG ATTTATCCAACAGAAGCTAGAGAGGGCCACTCCTGCTGAGAGGCAGATGGTGTTTGGAGAGATTCTGCAAGCAGCATACCAACTGATGACAGATGTATTTGGGAACTATGTCATCCAAAAGTTCTTTGAG TTTGGAAGTGCAGACCAGAAGCTGGCTTTGGCAACACGTATTCGTGGGCATGTCCTCCCCCTGGCTTTACAGATGTATGGTTGCAGGGTCATTCAAAAAGCCTTGGAGTCCATTTCCTCAGACCAGCAG AGCGACATTGTCCGCGAGCTGGATGGCCATGTGTTGAAGTGTGTCAAGGACCAGAACGGAAACCATGTGGTGCAGAAGTGCATTGAATGTGTCCAGCCTCAGGCCCTCCAGTTCATTATTGATGCCTTCCAGGGACAG GTGTTTGTGCTTTCCACACACCCGTACGGCTGCAGAGTTATCCAAAGGATTTTGGAGCACTGCACCCAGGAGCAAACTCTGCCCATCCTGGAAGAGCTGCATCAGCACTCTGAACAGCTGGGTCAG AAATATCAAGGCGTATCATTGGAGATGACACCCAAAACATATTATACAGTGTCCCGTGATGCACTGTTCAAG GATCAGTATGGTAACTACGTCATACAGCATGTTTTGGAGCATGGCAGACCAGAAGATAAGAGCAAGATAGTGGCAGAGGTTCGCGGAAAGGTTCTTGTCCTGAGCCAACATAAATTTGCAAG TAATGTTGTGGAGAAGTGTGTGATCCACTCTTCGCGGTCAGAGAGAGCTCTGCTGATAGATGAAGTCTGCTGCCAGAAAGACGGGCCCCACAGCGCCTTGTACACCATGATGAAGGACCAGTACGCCAACTACGTTGTCCAAAGAATGATCGACATGGCAGAACCTGCTCAGCGTAAAATCATCATGCACAAG
- the pum2 gene encoding pumilio homolog 2 isoform X5 gives MLSRGMSVPCSILGMNDVAWQETRGGMLHANGAPESGGVRVHGGGPLSAVGGAVQAPGGPHLQGMDRGVNPTPGTPQPPLSGRSQDDATVGYFFQRQPGEQLVGCTPSKHRWPTGDANHLDQVRAVDEMNYDFQALALESRGMGELLPAKKLWDSDELAKDGRKGMLLGEEWRDNAWGSSHHSVSQPIMVQRRPGQGFHGNGDANSVLSPRSEGGGLGVSMVEYVLSSSPGDKMDSRYRNGGYGGGDTDQDGREKSDAQEKVSPFEEDKSPEMKVGEESDPAKANGRGLLNGMDRDCKDFNPTPGSRQASPTEAVERMGPSQTGLEMMGQHHPHALQQQNPTQNKVPTEDFQNQEAQNMGGMEQQAGVESLQFDYAGNQIQVDSSGTPVGLFDYNSQQQLFQRSNPLTVQQLTAAQQQQYALAAAQQQHLAGLAPAFVPNPYIINAAPPGADPYTAAGLAAAATLAGPTVVPPQYYGVPWGVYPANLFQQQAASTANHSANQQASNQGPGPGQPQVMRTGTNQRPLTPGQGQQSQQESLAAAAAANPALAYAGMPGYQVLAPAAYYDQTGALVMGPGARTGLGGPVRLVQTPLLINPAAAQAAAAVSASGSGNNMSGPPANGLYRSMPQPQPQPQQQQAPPPSSGLPSSSFYGSGSVPNTSQSSSLFSHTSAAPPPPSSSLGFSSTGGSLGVGLGSALGGFGSSVSSSTSSSVSRRDSLLASSDLYKRGGSSLTPIGQPFYNSLGYSSSPSPIGLTPGHSPLTPPPSLPSSHGSSSSLHLGGLTNGSGRYISAAPGAEAKYRSTGGTSSLFNSSSQLFPPSRPRYSRSDVMPSGRSRLLEDFRNNRFPNLQLRDLPGHMVEFSQDQHGSRFIQQKLERATPAERQMVFGEILQAAYQLMTDVFGNYVIQKFFEFGSADQKLALATRIRGHVLPLALQMYGCRVIQKALESISSDQQVISDIVRELDGHVLKCVKDQNGNHVVQKCIECVQPQALQFIIDAFQGQVFVLSTHPYGCRVIQRILEHCTQEQTLPILEELHQHSEQLGQDQYGNYVIQHVLEHGRPEDKSKIVAEVRGKVLVLSQHKFASNVVEKCVIHSSRSERALLIDEVCCQKDGPHSALYTMMKDQYANYVVQRMIDMAEPAQRKIIMHKIRPHIATLRKYTYGKHILAKLEKYYMKSGSELGPIGGPTNGLM, from the exons AT GCTTTCCCGTGGAATGAGCGTTCCATGCAGCATCCTAGGTATGAATGACGTGGCCTGGCAGGAGACAAGAGGTGGGATGCTGCATGCAAATGGTGCCCCTGAGTCTGGGGGTGTCCGAGTTCATGGCGGAGGACCCCTATCTGCAGTCGGAGGAGCTGTACAAGCTCCCGGAGGACCACATTTACAGGGCATGGACAGGGGTGTCAATCCTACCCCAGGTACCCCGCAGCCTCCATTAAGTGGAAGATCTCAGGATGATGCCACAGTTGGGTACTTCTTTCAGAGGCAGCCTGGAGAGCAGCTTGTTGGTTGCACACCCAGCAAGCATCGCTGGCCAACTGGAGATGCTAATCATCTTGATCag GTCCGTGCTGTGGATGAAATGAATTATGACTTTCAGGCACTTGCTTTGGAGTCGAGGGGGATGGGAGAG cttttgccAGCAAAAAAGCTCTGGGATTCTGATGAGCTGGCCAAGGATGGAAGGAAAGGCATGCTTCTTGGAGAGGAGTGGAGGGACAATGCGTGGGGATCATCTC ATCATTCAGTGTCTCAGCCAATCATGGTGCAGCGACGGCCAGGCCAGGGTTTCCATGGGAATGGTGATGCCAATTCTGTGCTTTCACCTCGCTCAGAAGGAGGAGGCCTCGGGGTGAGCATGGTGGAGTACGTCCTGAGTTCCTCTCCGGGTGACAAGATGGATAGTCGCTACAGGAATGGCGGCTAT GGCGGTGGGGATACTGACCAAGATGGAAGAGAGAAGAGTGATGCACAAGAGAAGGTGTCGCCCTTTGAAGAGGACAAGAGCCCAGAGATGAAGGTGGGAGAAGAGAGTGATCCTGCTAAAGCCAACGGAAGAGGTCTACTAAATGGAATGGACAGAGACTGCAAAGACTTCAA TCCAACCCCCGGAAGCCGTCAAGCTTCCCCCACTGAAGCCGTGGAGAGAATGGGTCCCAGTCAGACAGGTTTGGAGATGATGGGACAGCACCACCCCCATGCCCTCCAACAACAGAACCCCACCCAAAACAAGGTCCCAACTGAGGACTTCCAGAACCAGGAGGCTCAGAACATGGGAGGTATGGAGCAGCAAGCCGGTGTGGAGTCCTTACAGTTCGACTATGCTGGGAACCAGATTCAGGTGGACTCCTCAGGGACTCCTGTAGGATTATTTGACTACaactctcagcagcag tTGTTCCAGAGATCCAATCCTTTGACTGTTCAACagctcactgcagctcagcaacAACAATATGCTctagctgcagctcagcagcagcatctcg CTGGCCTTGCACCTGCATTTGTGCCAAACCCTTACATCATTAATGCTGCCCCCCCTGGAGCTGATCCCTACACTGCTGCTGGGCTTGCAGCAGCAGCCACGCTTGCAG GCCCTACAGTTGTTCCACCACAATACTACGGTGTTCCTTGGGGTGTGTACCCGGCCAATCTTTTCCAACAACAGGCTGCATCTACTGCCAATCACTCAGCTAATCAGCAAGCATCCAATCAGGGACCAGGACCAGGCCAACCACAG GTGATGCGCACAGGAACCAACCAGCGACCTCTTACCCCTGGGCAAGGCCAACAGAGTCAGCAGGAATCtttagctgctgcagctgctgcaaacCCGGCATTGGCTTACGCAGGAATGCCTG GTTATCAGGTGTTGGCCCCTGCGGCCTATTATGACCAGACTGGGGCCCTGGTGATGGGCCCTGGTGCCCGAACTGGTCTTGGTGGGCCTGTTCGTCTAGTCCAGACTCCTCTCCTCATCAACCCTGCAGCAGCACAGGCTG cagctgcagtatCTGCGTCTGGCTCTGGTAACAACATGTCTGGTCCTCCAGCCAACGGACTGTACCGCTCCATGCCTCAACCTCAACCgcagcctcagcagcagcaggccccTCCACCCAGCAGCGGTCTGCCCTCCAGCTCCTTCTACGGTTCTGGATCAGTACCTAACACCTCTCAGAGCAGCTCCCTTTTCTCACACACCTCCGCTGCCCCACCACCTCCAAGCTCCTCCCTGGGCTTCAGCAGCACCGGTGGCTCTCTTGGCGTGGGCCTGGGCTCTGCCCTTGGAGGCTTCGGCTCTTCTG TTTCCAGCTCCACCAGTAGCAGTGTATCTCGCAGGGACTCCCTGCTGGCAAGTTCTGACCTATACAAGCGCGGTGGCAGCAGTCTAACTCCCATTGGTCAGCCGTTTTACAACAGCCTGGGTTACTCTTCTTCACCGAGCCCCATTGGCCTGACACCGGGTCACTCCCCACTCACTCCCCCACCTTCTCTGCCCTCCTCTCATGGATCCTCCTCCAGCCTTCACCTAG GTGGCCTGACAAATGGTAGCGGGCGGTACATTTCTGCAGCTCCTGGAGCTGAAGCCAAATACAGGAGCACCGGTGGAACGTCCAGTCTGTTCAACTCCAGCAGTCAGCTGTTCCCTCCCTCTCGGCCCCGCTACAGTCGCTCTGATGTTATGCCATCCGGTCGCAGCCGCCTGCTGGAAGACTTTAGGAACAACCGTTTCCCAAACCTCCAACTCCGTGACTTACCAGGACACATGGTGGAGTTCTCTCAAGACCAGCATGGATCCAG ATTTATCCAACAGAAGCTAGAGAGGGCCACTCCTGCTGAGAGGCAGATGGTGTTTGGAGAGATTCTGCAAGCAGCATACCAACTGATGACAGATGTATTTGGGAACTATGTCATCCAAAAGTTCTTTGAG TTTGGAAGTGCAGACCAGAAGCTGGCTTTGGCAACACGTATTCGTGGGCATGTCCTCCCCCTGGCTTTACAGATGTATGGTTGCAGGGTCATTCAAAAAGCCTTGGAGTCCATTTCCTCAGACCAGCAGGTAATT AGCGACATTGTCCGCGAGCTGGATGGCCATGTGTTGAAGTGTGTCAAGGACCAGAACGGAAACCATGTGGTGCAGAAGTGCATTGAATGTGTCCAGCCTCAGGCCCTCCAGTTCATTATTGATGCCTTCCAGGGACAG GTGTTTGTGCTTTCCACACACCCGTACGGCTGCAGAGTTATCCAAAGGATTTTGGAGCACTGCACCCAGGAGCAAACTCTGCCCATCCTGGAAGAGCTGCATCAGCACTCTGAACAGCTGGGTCAG GATCAGTATGGTAACTACGTCATACAGCATGTTTTGGAGCATGGCAGACCAGAAGATAAGAGCAAGATAGTGGCAGAGGTTCGCGGAAAGGTTCTTGTCCTGAGCCAACATAAATTTGCAAG TAATGTTGTGGAGAAGTGTGTGATCCACTCTTCGCGGTCAGAGAGAGCTCTGCTGATAGATGAAGTCTGCTGCCAGAAAGACGGGCCCCACAGCGCCTTGTACACCATGATGAAGGACCAGTACGCCAACTACGTTGTCCAAAGAATGATCGACATGGCAGAACCTGCTCAGCGTAAAATCATCATGCACAAG